In Notamacropus eugenii isolate mMacEug1 chromosome 1, mMacEug1.pri_v2, whole genome shotgun sequence, one genomic interval encodes:
- the NFKB2 gene encoding nuclear factor NF-kappa-B p100 subunit isoform X2 encodes MDDCYGPGLDGIDYDDFQFNSPVVDRREPPEETGEGPYLVIMEQPKQRGFRFRYGCEGPSHGGLPGASSEKGRKTYPTVKICNYVGPAKIEVDLVTHSDPPRAHAHSLVGKQCTELGVCVVSVGPKDMTAQFNNLGVLHVTKKNMMEIMMQKLQRQRLRSRPQGLTEAERRELEQEAKELKKVMDLSIVRLRFSAFLRASDGSFSLPLPPVISQPIHDSKSPGASNLKISRMDKTAGSVRGGDEVYLLCDKVQKDDIEVRFYEDDENGWQAFGDFSPTDVHKQYAIVFRTPPYHKMKIERPVTVFLQLKRKRGGDVSDSKQFTYYPMVEDKEEVQRKRRKALPAFSQHFGDGSHMGGAGGGSAGGYGNGGGGGGLSFFSTTSLNYSLYTPGAAPVGSYSGGAGVQMSGESEGTTSGEGEKQTHPDSPGRPPPHGPQALKMLQEARQYNLRMFGLAQRSARALLDYGVTADARTLLAGQCHLLRAQDENGDTPLHLAIIHGQTSVIEQMAHVIFRVPHLGIVNLTNHLNQTPLHLAVITEQSRVVSFLLSMGADPTLLDRHGDSALHLALRAGNPGLLQALLCHAGPALPQLLLMPDYEGLYPVHLAVRAHSPECLDLLVGSGADIELAERQGGRTALHLATESEELGLVSHLITKLGANVNAQTFAGNTPLHLAAGLGSPTLTRLLLKAGADVQAENEEPLCPLPSPPNSGSDSESDGAEEGSGRKYRGHTPLDLTRSAKVRTLLLKAAQETTEPPLTPPSPTGPGLSLGAATLQGLERLLDGPGGGGDWAELAERLGLRSLVDTYRSTTSPSGSLIRSYQLAGGDLAGLLDALAAMGLDEGVRLLQGTEPRDKLPSTEVKEDSAYGSQSVEEEQEKMSMVPTPPGELTHRHPEEQVH; translated from the exons ATGGACGATTGCTATGGCCCA GGTTTGGATGGCATTGATTACGATGATTTCCAATTCAACTCCCCGGTAGTGGATCGAAGAGAACCCCCAGAGGAGACCG GTGAGGGCCCCTACCTGGTCATCATGGAGCAGCCCAAGCAG CGAGGCTTCCGCTTTCGCTATGGCTGTGAGGGCCCCTCCCATGGAGGGCTGCCTGGAGCCTCCAGTGAAAAGGGTCGTAAGACATATCCTACAGTTAAG ATATGTAACTACGTGGGACCAGCCAAGATTGAAGTGGACCTGGTCACACACAGCGATCCACCTCGGGCCCATGCACACAGCCTGGTTGGGAAGCAGTGCACAGAGCTGGGTGTCTGCGTGGTGTCCGTGGGACCCAAGGACATGACAGCTCA GTTTAACAACCTGGGAGTCCTGCATGTGACAAAAAAGAACATGATGGAGATCATGATGCAGAAGCTGCAGAGGCAGCGACTCCGCTCTAGGCCCCAGGGTCTAACAG AGGCTGAACGGCGGGAGCTAGAGCAGGAGGCCAAAGAACTGAAGAAAGTTATGGACCTCAGCATTGTCCGGCTCcgcttctctgccttcctcaggGCCAGTGAtggctctttctctctccccctcccacctgtCATCTCCCAGCCCATCCACGATAGCA AATCCCCTGGGGCCTCAAACCTGAAGATCTCCCGAATGGATAAGACAGCTGGATCTGTTAGGGGAGGGGATGAAGTTTATCTTCTCTGTGACAAGGTGCAGAAAG atGACATCGAAGTCCGGTTCTATGAGGATGATGAGAATGGCTGGCAGGCCTTTGGAGATTTCTCTCCCACAGATGTTCACAAACAG TATGCTATTGTGTTCCGGACACCTCCTTATCATAAGATGAAGATTGAGCGTCCAGTGACTGTCTTTTTGCAGCTAAAGAGGAAACGGGGAGGGGACGTTTCCGACTCCAAACAGTTTACCTACTACCCCATGGTAGAAG ACAAGGAGGAAGTTCAGCGGAAGCGGAGAAAGGCCTTACCTGCCTTTTCCCAACACTTTGGAGATGGCTCCCACATGGGTGGGGCTGGAGGGGGTTCAGCTGGAGGTTATGGAAACGGTGGAGGAG gtGGTGGTCTCAGCTTCTTTTCCACCACTTCCCTGAACTATAGCCTGTACACTCCTGGGGCTGCTCCAGTGGGCAGTTATTCTGGGGGGGCTGGAGTCCAGATGTCGGGAGAGAGTGAAGGCACAACCAGTGGTGAGGGGGAGAAGCAGACACACCCTGATTCCCCTGGCCGTCCCCCACCCCATGGACCACAGGCCTTAAAGATGCTACAGGAAG CCCGGCAATATAACCTACGCATGTTTGGGCTTGCCCAACGCAGTGCCCGGGCCTTGCTGGACTACGGAGTTACAGCTGATGCCCGAACCCTTCTGGCTGGGCAGTGTCACCTGCTGAGGGCCCAGGACGAGAACGGAGACAC GCCTCTACACTTAGCCATCATTCACGGACAGACAAGTGTCATCGAGCAGATGGCTCATGTTATCTTCCGAGTCCCCCACCTGGGCATTGTCAACCTCACCAACCATTTGAACCAG ACGCCCCTTCACCTGGCTGTGATCACAGAGCAGAGCCGAGTGGTCAGCTTCCTACTGAGCATGGGTGCTGATCCGACCCTGCTGGACCGGCATGGAGATTCTGCCCTCCACCTGGCACTGCGGGCAGGCAATCCTGGCCTCCTGCAGGCCCTCCTTTGCCATGCAGGACCCGCTCTTCCCCAGTTACTACTCATGCCTGATTATGAGG GCCTGTATCCTGTGCACCTGGCAGTGCGTGCTCATAGCCCAGAGTGCTTGGACCTGCTGGTAGGCAGTGGGGCTGACATTGAGCTGGCGGAACGGCAAGGTGGGCGCACTGCCTTACACCTGGCAACGGAGTCTGAGGAGCTGGGGCTTGTTAGCCACCTCATCACCAAG CTTGGTGCCAATGTGAATGCCCAAACTTTTGCTGGAAATACACCCTTGCACCTGGCAGCTGGGCTGGGGTCCCCCACCCTCACTCGCCTGCTACTCAAAGCTG GAGCTGATGTGCAGGCTGAGAATGAAGAGCCCCTCTGCCCACTGCCTTCACCCCCAAACTCAGGCAGCGACTCTGAGTCAGATGGGGCTGAGGAAGGAAGTGGGAGAAAATACCGTGGTCACACACCCCTGGACCTGACCCGCAGTGCTAAG GTTAGGACTCTGCTGCTGAAGGCTGCTCAGGAGACCACAGAGCCACCCTTGACTCCCCCAAGCCCCACAG GTCCTGGCCTGTCTCTGGGGGCCGCAACTTTGCAGGGCCTGGAGCGGCTGTTGGACGGACCAGGTGGTGGGGGAGATTGGGCTGAACTAGCAGAGAGGCTGGGGCTGCGCAGCCTGGTGGACACGTATCGCAGCACGACCTCTCCAAGTGGCAGCCTGATTCGAAGCTACCAG CTGGCTGGAGGAGACTTGGCAGGCTTGTTAGATGCCCTGGCTGCCATGGGGCTGGATGAGGGTGTGCGGCTTCTGCAGGGAACAGAGCCCAGGGACAAGCTTCCAAGCACAG AAGTAAAGGAGGACAGTGCCTACGGTAGTCAGTCAGTGGAGGAGGAACAGGAGAAGATGAGCATGGTACCCACGCCTCCTGGGGAGCTCACCCACAGGCACCCTGAGGAGCAGGTGCACTGA
- the NFKB2 gene encoding nuclear factor NF-kappa-B p100 subunit isoform X1, which translates to MDDCYGPGLDGIDYDDFQFNSPVVDRREPPEETGSRNIGPSARIGVGMKGDLKTPGSDMPPPSPGEGPYLVIMEQPKQRGFRFRYGCEGPSHGGLPGASSEKGRKTYPTVKICNYVGPAKIEVDLVTHSDPPRAHAHSLVGKQCTELGVCVVSVGPKDMTAQFNNLGVLHVTKKNMMEIMMQKLQRQRLRSRPQGLTEAERRELEQEAKELKKVMDLSIVRLRFSAFLRASDGSFSLPLPPVISQPIHDSKSPGASNLKISRMDKTAGSVRGGDEVYLLCDKVQKDDIEVRFYEDDENGWQAFGDFSPTDVHKQYAIVFRTPPYHKMKIERPVTVFLQLKRKRGGDVSDSKQFTYYPMVEDKEEVQRKRRKALPAFSQHFGDGSHMGGAGGGSAGGYGNGGGGGGLSFFSTTSLNYSLYTPGAAPVGSYSGGAGVQMSGESEGTTSGEGEKQTHPDSPGRPPPHGPQALKMLQEARQYNLRMFGLAQRSARALLDYGVTADARTLLAGQCHLLRAQDENGDTPLHLAIIHGQTSVIEQMAHVIFRVPHLGIVNLTNHLNQTPLHLAVITEQSRVVSFLLSMGADPTLLDRHGDSALHLALRAGNPGLLQALLCHAGPALPQLLLMPDYEGLYPVHLAVRAHSPECLDLLVGSGADIELAERQGGRTALHLATESEELGLVSHLITKLGANVNAQTFAGNTPLHLAAGLGSPTLTRLLLKAGADVQAENEEPLCPLPSPPNSGSDSESDGAEEGSGRKYRGHTPLDLTRSAKVRTLLLKAAQETTEPPLTPPSPTGPGLSLGAATLQGLERLLDGPGGGGDWAELAERLGLRSLVDTYRSTTSPSGSLIRSYQLAGGDLAGLLDALAAMGLDEGVRLLQGTEPRDKLPSTEVKEDSAYGSQSVEEEQEKMSMVPTPPGELTHRHPEEQVH; encoded by the exons ATGGACGATTGCTATGGCCCA GGTTTGGATGGCATTGATTACGATGATTTCCAATTCAACTCCCCGGTAGTGGATCGAAGAGAACCCCCAGAGGAGACCG GAAGTAGAAATATAGGACCTTCTGCCAGAATTGGGGTGGGTATGAAAGGAGATCTCAAGACCCCTGGCTCAGACATGCCCCCTCCATCCCCAGGTGAGGGCCCCTACCTGGTCATCATGGAGCAGCCCAAGCAG CGAGGCTTCCGCTTTCGCTATGGCTGTGAGGGCCCCTCCCATGGAGGGCTGCCTGGAGCCTCCAGTGAAAAGGGTCGTAAGACATATCCTACAGTTAAG ATATGTAACTACGTGGGACCAGCCAAGATTGAAGTGGACCTGGTCACACACAGCGATCCACCTCGGGCCCATGCACACAGCCTGGTTGGGAAGCAGTGCACAGAGCTGGGTGTCTGCGTGGTGTCCGTGGGACCCAAGGACATGACAGCTCA GTTTAACAACCTGGGAGTCCTGCATGTGACAAAAAAGAACATGATGGAGATCATGATGCAGAAGCTGCAGAGGCAGCGACTCCGCTCTAGGCCCCAGGGTCTAACAG AGGCTGAACGGCGGGAGCTAGAGCAGGAGGCCAAAGAACTGAAGAAAGTTATGGACCTCAGCATTGTCCGGCTCcgcttctctgccttcctcaggGCCAGTGAtggctctttctctctccccctcccacctgtCATCTCCCAGCCCATCCACGATAGCA AATCCCCTGGGGCCTCAAACCTGAAGATCTCCCGAATGGATAAGACAGCTGGATCTGTTAGGGGAGGGGATGAAGTTTATCTTCTCTGTGACAAGGTGCAGAAAG atGACATCGAAGTCCGGTTCTATGAGGATGATGAGAATGGCTGGCAGGCCTTTGGAGATTTCTCTCCCACAGATGTTCACAAACAG TATGCTATTGTGTTCCGGACACCTCCTTATCATAAGATGAAGATTGAGCGTCCAGTGACTGTCTTTTTGCAGCTAAAGAGGAAACGGGGAGGGGACGTTTCCGACTCCAAACAGTTTACCTACTACCCCATGGTAGAAG ACAAGGAGGAAGTTCAGCGGAAGCGGAGAAAGGCCTTACCTGCCTTTTCCCAACACTTTGGAGATGGCTCCCACATGGGTGGGGCTGGAGGGGGTTCAGCTGGAGGTTATGGAAACGGTGGAGGAG gtGGTGGTCTCAGCTTCTTTTCCACCACTTCCCTGAACTATAGCCTGTACACTCCTGGGGCTGCTCCAGTGGGCAGTTATTCTGGGGGGGCTGGAGTCCAGATGTCGGGAGAGAGTGAAGGCACAACCAGTGGTGAGGGGGAGAAGCAGACACACCCTGATTCCCCTGGCCGTCCCCCACCCCATGGACCACAGGCCTTAAAGATGCTACAGGAAG CCCGGCAATATAACCTACGCATGTTTGGGCTTGCCCAACGCAGTGCCCGGGCCTTGCTGGACTACGGAGTTACAGCTGATGCCCGAACCCTTCTGGCTGGGCAGTGTCACCTGCTGAGGGCCCAGGACGAGAACGGAGACAC GCCTCTACACTTAGCCATCATTCACGGACAGACAAGTGTCATCGAGCAGATGGCTCATGTTATCTTCCGAGTCCCCCACCTGGGCATTGTCAACCTCACCAACCATTTGAACCAG ACGCCCCTTCACCTGGCTGTGATCACAGAGCAGAGCCGAGTGGTCAGCTTCCTACTGAGCATGGGTGCTGATCCGACCCTGCTGGACCGGCATGGAGATTCTGCCCTCCACCTGGCACTGCGGGCAGGCAATCCTGGCCTCCTGCAGGCCCTCCTTTGCCATGCAGGACCCGCTCTTCCCCAGTTACTACTCATGCCTGATTATGAGG GCCTGTATCCTGTGCACCTGGCAGTGCGTGCTCATAGCCCAGAGTGCTTGGACCTGCTGGTAGGCAGTGGGGCTGACATTGAGCTGGCGGAACGGCAAGGTGGGCGCACTGCCTTACACCTGGCAACGGAGTCTGAGGAGCTGGGGCTTGTTAGCCACCTCATCACCAAG CTTGGTGCCAATGTGAATGCCCAAACTTTTGCTGGAAATACACCCTTGCACCTGGCAGCTGGGCTGGGGTCCCCCACCCTCACTCGCCTGCTACTCAAAGCTG GAGCTGATGTGCAGGCTGAGAATGAAGAGCCCCTCTGCCCACTGCCTTCACCCCCAAACTCAGGCAGCGACTCTGAGTCAGATGGGGCTGAGGAAGGAAGTGGGAGAAAATACCGTGGTCACACACCCCTGGACCTGACCCGCAGTGCTAAG GTTAGGACTCTGCTGCTGAAGGCTGCTCAGGAGACCACAGAGCCACCCTTGACTCCCCCAAGCCCCACAG GTCCTGGCCTGTCTCTGGGGGCCGCAACTTTGCAGGGCCTGGAGCGGCTGTTGGACGGACCAGGTGGTGGGGGAGATTGGGCTGAACTAGCAGAGAGGCTGGGGCTGCGCAGCCTGGTGGACACGTATCGCAGCACGACCTCTCCAAGTGGCAGCCTGATTCGAAGCTACCAG CTGGCTGGAGGAGACTTGGCAGGCTTGTTAGATGCCCTGGCTGCCATGGGGCTGGATGAGGGTGTGCGGCTTCTGCAGGGAACAGAGCCCAGGGACAAGCTTCCAAGCACAG AAGTAAAGGAGGACAGTGCCTACGGTAGTCAGTCAGTGGAGGAGGAACAGGAGAAGATGAGCATGGTACCCACGCCTCCTGGGGAGCTCACCCACAGGCACCCTGAGGAGCAGGTGCACTGA